The Buttiauxella selenatireducens genome has a window encoding:
- a CDS encoding GNAT family N-acetyltransferase, with protein MFWESERLVYRQAVMSDVEALFRIYGDPRTHAFNPAGPHLNIERSRQSLERRIADRKVYGFDDWAIMEKDKPHHIIGFGGVFVSEFNGILTNNLGYRFEPDAWGKGYATELSERAINYGFEDIGLQEIVGVVRENHLASKRVLEKVGMKFVERITNTENLPANLMFSILRTEWMACRVR; from the coding sequence ATGTTTTGGGAATCGGAAAGACTGGTCTACAGGCAAGCAGTCATGTCTGATGTGGAAGCCCTCTTTCGTATTTATGGCGACCCGAGAACTCACGCATTTAACCCCGCGGGGCCGCACCTCAATATTGAACGTTCAAGACAATCGCTTGAACGGCGTATTGCTGACAGAAAAGTATATGGATTTGATGACTGGGCAATAATGGAAAAGGATAAACCCCATCATATCATCGGTTTTGGCGGTGTATTTGTCAGTGAGTTTAATGGAATACTGACTAACAATCTGGGATATAGATTTGAACCGGATGCCTGGGGAAAAGGATATGCCACTGAACTTTCCGAAAGGGCTATCAATTACGGTTTTGAGGATATAGGACTACAAGAAATTGTCGGTGTAGTCAGAGAAAATCATCTGGCGTCAAAGAGAGTGCTCGAAAAGGTGGGGATGAAATTTGTTGAAAGAATAACGAATACTGAAAATCTGCCCGCGAATCTTATGTTTAGTATTTTGCGTACTGAATGGATGGCCTGCAGAGTTAGATGA